One stretch of Lacrimispora sphenoides DNA includes these proteins:
- a CDS encoding collagen-like protein translates to MNNCRNCNENRCLDEKRCCNSTGSQGCRCCVGPTGPQGVPGPTGPTGPTGATGAQGPMGLQGPVGPMGPMGPRGFIGPTGPTGAQGSQGPTGPTGPTGSSGLAGATGPTGPTGPIGLTGATGPTGAAGATGPTGPTGSIGLTGATGPTGPTGLSGATGPTGPTGSTGPTGPTGPIGLTGATGPTGPTGLTGETGPTGPTGPAGTGTNMSGVIPFAIDDEYAEVSTDDLGNPSIIQFAGFEANAINSGRPTQLQEGDWAAGTITFNFVNYDQFYRSCFVMPYDAVVKNIYVLFGAKMSLFLPEGSTLFPFAALAVLTSDIPGQMTGEMVFTILQDTLTFSDPFIAPVGGGQVPKYTLERGSLTDINASIPAGSLVGIIVGCRAEGVTSELFVRFSVSGGILLE, encoded by the coding sequence ATGAATAATTGTAGAAATTGTAATGAAAATCGCTGCCTTGATGAAAAACGCTGCTGTAACTCAACAGGGTCGCAAGGCTGCAGATGCTGCGTGGGACCAACAGGACCACAAGGCGTACCAGGGCCTACCGGACCTACTGGACCAACCGGAGCAACTGGCGCTCAAGGCCCGATGGGACTACAAGGACCTGTTGGACCGATGGGACCAATGGGACCACGGGGATTTATTGGCCCGACCGGCCCGACTGGTGCCCAAGGATCTCAAGGACCGACTGGTCCTACTGGACCCACCGGATCTAGTGGTCTTGCTGGAGCAACCGGCCCTACTGGCCCGACAGGCCCCATAGGGCTTACCGGAGCAACCGGCCCGACCGGAGCAGCCGGAGCAACCGGTCCGACCGGACCTACTGGCTCCATAGGGCTCACCGGAGCAACAGGCCCGACTGGTCCTACCGGACTTAGCGGAGCAACAGGTCCGACCGGCCCGACCGGATCCACCGGCCCGACCGGACCTACTGGCCCCATAGGACTTACCGGAGCAACAGGCCCGACTGGTCCCACCGGTCTTACAGGAGAAACTGGGCCTACCGGACCTACTGGGCCTGCAGGAACGGGCACCAATATGTCAGGAGTAATTCCTTTTGCCATTGACGATGAATATGCCGAGGTTTCCACGGATGACCTGGGCAATCCGTCAATTATTCAATTTGCTGGATTTGAAGCAAATGCAATTAATTCAGGCAGGCCTACACAGCTTCAAGAGGGTGACTGGGCAGCTGGAACGATTACATTTAACTTCGTTAACTATGATCAATTTTACCGTAGTTGTTTTGTTATGCCTTATGATGCAGTCGTAAAAAATATTTATGTACTATTTGGGGCTAAGATGTCACTATTTTTACCGGAAGGATCTACGCTGTTCCCGTTTGCTGCCCTTGCAGTTTTAACTTCAGATATACCTGGGCAGATGACAGGTGAGATGGTATTTACCATTCTTCAGGATACCCTGACTTTTTCGGATCCGTTTATAGCGCCGGTAGGTGGAGGGCAGGTTCCCAAATATACACTTGAAAGAGGTTCCCTGACAGACATCAATGCCTCGATCCCGGCGGGTTCCCTTGTAGGAATTATTGTCGGATGCAGAGCAGAAGGTGTTACTTCGGAACTATTCGTCAGGTTCTCAGTAAGCGGCGGGATTTTGCTTGAGTAA
- the lsrF gene encoding 3-hydroxy-5-phosphonooxypentane-2,4-dione thiolase, with the protein MADLDGMKVEHDYHLDEPFANNKPFYVKGAGHLDWGMKKHLSNIFDENSGNTVMFAFDHGYFMGSVSGLERLDIVVPKLLPNIDVLMGTRGAIRSCVPAEGRKGIALRVTSGSSMLDEDLSHEVLAVDIEDVIRMNADCMAVQTFIGGDGQLSSLDNLSKAVNLGMRYSIPTMGVVAVGKQMERTDRFFKLATRIVAELGANIIKTYYCENFEEVVSACPVPIVVAGGKKLPEKEALELAYNSISQGAKGVDMGRNIFQSQSPVEMSAAVRKIVHEGFTAKEAFEFYQDMIHQ; encoded by the coding sequence ATGGCAGATTTGGATGGAATGAAAGTAGAACATGATTATCACCTGGATGAACCATTTGCAAACAATAAGCCTTTTTACGTAAAGGGTGCTGGTCATCTGGATTGGGGAATGAAGAAGCATTTATCGAATATTTTTGATGAGAACAGCGGAAATACGGTGATGTTTGCTTTTGATCATGGATATTTTATGGGTTCTGTATCTGGCCTGGAGAGACTTGATATAGTGGTGCCTAAGCTGCTTCCTAATATCGATGTTTTAATGGGGACAAGAGGGGCAATCAGGAGCTGTGTGCCGGCAGAAGGAAGGAAAGGCATTGCACTGCGTGTGACCTCCGGTTCTTCTATGCTCGACGAGGACTTGTCCCATGAAGTCCTTGCCGTTGATATAGAGGATGTGATTCGTATGAATGCGGATTGTATGGCGGTTCAGACGTTTATTGGAGGGGATGGACAGCTTTCAAGCCTTGATAATCTGTCAAAAGCGGTAAATTTGGGTATGCGTTACAGCATTCCCACCATGGGAGTTGTGGCAGTCGGAAAGCAGATGGAGCGTACAGACCGGTTCTTTAAGCTGGCTACCCGCATTGTGGCAGAGTTAGGTGCCAATATCATAAAAACCTACTACTGTGAAAACTTTGAAGAAGTGGTATCTGCCTGCCCTGTTCCCATTGTGGTAGCAGGAGGTAAGAAACTTCCGGAGAAAGAAGCTCTGGAGCTTGCATATAACTCCATCAGCCAGGGGGCAAAAGGGGTTGATATGGGAAGAAATATCTTCCAGAGTCAGAGCCCTGTGGAGATGAGTGCGGCAGTCCGTAAGATTGTACACGAAGGATTTACTGCGAAAGAGGCTTTTGAGTTCTATCAGGATATGATTCATCAGTAA
- a CDS encoding substrate-binding domain-containing protein codes for MRKAMALVLAGLMAASLTACGSSGKPAAASNAPAGETKTESKAEESKDNTSSSGISGKTVAFIPKLTGNAFFESANAGAQKYGKTWDITVDYQGSANAAVADQVQVINNAVASGVDALCVSSVDATGLDSALKEAADAGLTVVTWDSDVSDTVRTLMVSQGTPEMLGKMLVDMGVDSLTKRGKDVKADAVKYCWHYSQATVADQNSWQVAGEAYIKENYPNWVNVAPNNYYSEQDAEKAVSIGASILEANPDIDLIICNDSTALPGQCKAAQNKGLTKEDVTITGFASPMSIKDYCNAGVIEQWGLWDCQVQGAIGCYLAAYLSAGNQVKVGDKIDIPEIGTVEVMPNDCLVEGATTGEVNNGVVLLPERTVFNKDNMNNYDF; via the coding sequence ATGAGAAAAGCAATGGCACTTGTATTAGCAGGACTGATGGCGGCATCGCTGACTGCTTGTGGTAGCTCAGGAAAACCGGCTGCGGCATCTAATGCACCAGCTGGGGAAACGAAAACAGAATCAAAAGCAGAAGAGAGCAAAGACAATACCAGTTCTTCCGGTATTTCTGGAAAAACAGTTGCATTTATTCCTAAGCTGACGGGAAATGCATTTTTTGAATCCGCCAATGCGGGAGCACAGAAGTATGGAAAGACCTGGGATATTACCGTTGACTATCAGGGAAGCGCTAATGCGGCTGTAGCAGACCAGGTTCAGGTAATCAACAATGCGGTGGCAAGCGGCGTGGATGCCCTTTGTGTTTCTTCCGTAGATGCAACAGGGCTTGACTCCGCGTTAAAGGAAGCGGCTGACGCAGGTCTGACTGTGGTCACATGGGATTCTGATGTTTCTGATACAGTGCGTACGTTAATGGTTTCACAAGGAACTCCTGAGATGCTTGGGAAAATGCTGGTAGATATGGGAGTGGATTCTTTAACAAAACGTGGGAAGGATGTCAAAGCTGATGCGGTGAAATACTGCTGGCATTATTCCCAGGCAACGGTAGCGGATCAGAATTCCTGGCAGGTTGCGGGAGAAGCCTATATCAAAGAGAATTATCCTAACTGGGTGAATGTGGCTCCTAATAATTATTATTCCGAACAGGATGCGGAAAAAGCGGTTTCGATCGGTGCTTCTATTCTGGAAGCCAACCCGGATATTGACCTGATTATCTGCAATGACTCTACAGCACTTCCAGGCCAGTGTAAGGCAGCTCAGAACAAGGGTCTTACAAAAGAAGATGTAACCATTACCGGTTTTGCTTCCCCCATGTCCATTAAGGATTACTGCAATGCGGGTGTGATTGAACAGTGGGGGCTCTGGGACTGCCAGGTGCAGGGAGCGATTGGCTGCTATCTTGCCGCCTATCTGTCCGCAGGGAATCAGGTAAAAGTAGGAGACAAGATTGATATTCCGGAAATTGGTACCGTGGAAGTAATGCCAAATGACTGTTTGGTAGAGGGGGCAACCACCGGTGAGGTAAATAATGGAGTTGTTCTCCTTCCAGAGCGTACGGTATTTAATAAAGATAACATGAACAACTATGATTTCTAG
- a CDS encoding ABC transporter permease gives MKSHIWKKWEFVLSLILILEIVVFASKNSKFLMPRVLFGSMNDIISICIISLFVTFVMITGGIDIQAGSIVGLSSIILGVAWQDGGVNIWVASLIAMIAAGFCGALSGYFIAFCGVQPMVVTLGGSFLYSGIALLVSNLSATESYKGISGFPDGFLRLSKVKLFGVIPSQVIIFLILAVLAYFLLHKTRYGRQVFLVGVNPDAAEYSGIHAKFIIMSTYILSGISSAVAGIILTSYLGTAKSDIGSTLTLPIITAVVLGGTLSTGGKGSVPGTALAAVVIGTLRFGLPLCFKVSQQYLDIPAGLLLLAVVTGRAVLNNPALKARFLKREQK, from the coding sequence ATGAAATCTCATATCTGGAAAAAATGGGAATTTGTACTCTCTTTGATATTAATTCTGGAAATTGTTGTTTTTGCATCAAAGAACAGTAAGTTCCTTATGCCGAGAGTGCTGTTTGGCAGTATGAATGATATCATTTCCATTTGTATTATTTCACTGTTTGTCACCTTTGTAATGATCACAGGAGGAATCGATATCCAGGCTGGTTCCATTGTAGGGCTTTCTTCCATTATTCTGGGAGTTGCCTGGCAGGATGGAGGAGTGAACATTTGGGTTGCCTCCCTGATCGCTATGATTGCAGCCGGGTTTTGCGGCGCCCTTTCCGGCTATTTTATTGCATTCTGCGGCGTACAGCCTATGGTGGTCACTCTTGGAGGGAGTTTTCTGTACTCGGGGATTGCTCTTCTGGTGTCCAATTTGTCAGCAACGGAGAGCTACAAAGGAATCAGCGGTTTCCCGGATGGTTTTTTAAGGCTTTCTAAAGTAAAGCTATTTGGTGTAATTCCAAGTCAGGTGATCATTTTTCTTATCCTGGCAGTGCTGGCTTATTTTCTTCTACATAAAACCAGATATGGCAGACAGGTATTTCTGGTAGGGGTAAATCCCGATGCAGCGGAATATTCCGGTATTCACGCCAAATTCATTATTATGAGCACTTATATTCTTTCTGGAATCAGTTCGGCGGTTGCAGGAATCATCCTGACTTCTTATCTTGGTACGGCAAAAAGCGATATTGGCTCTACCCTGACCCTTCCCATCATCACTGCGGTGGTTTTAGGCGGTACTTTAAGTACAGGAGGAAAAGGAAGCGTACCTGGAACGGCCCTTGCTGCGGTAGTGATCGGTACTTTGAGATTTGGGCTTCCTCTGTGCTTTAAGGTGAGCCAGCAGTATTTGGACATTCCGGCAGGGCTTCTATTACTGGCAGTGGTGACGGGCAGGGCTGTCCTGAATAATCCGGCTCTCAAAGCACGTTTTCTGAAAAGAGAACAAAAGTGA
- a CDS encoding ABC transporter permease, producing MKKIGKIRELNSFLFLAGLIFLVGLVNRSFWQPAAIWNCFNDSVVFTLLSAGIAFVILTGEIDVSIGAVLGLSAAVGAALLRDGYGVVMATAAALAIGILTGLVNGVGVAVFHIPSLIFTLGVNGVVRGMIYVYTKGAWVENLPADFTRMSNRILIGNLTVFYALAVLVILIGHLILTKTKKGKYFIAVGDHAAGATLVGIPADKTKIAAYVLCGVFASAAGMIYASRIGFITPTAGNGYEMKAIAACVLGGLSLSGGIGSLAGASIGAVIMSSISRILVFLGFSSDYDNTITGVMLLTIVVINTVSQNRAVEKNRHRILSARTAEKGGEKK from the coding sequence ATGAAAAAGATTGGAAAAATCCGTGAGTTAAATAGTTTTCTGTTTCTGGCAGGACTGATTTTTCTGGTAGGCCTGGTGAACAGGAGTTTCTGGCAGCCGGCAGCCATATGGAACTGCTTTAATGACAGCGTTGTATTTACCCTTCTGTCGGCAGGAATTGCCTTTGTTATTTTAACGGGAGAAATCGATGTTTCCATTGGGGCTGTGCTGGGCTTATCGGCAGCCGTAGGAGCCGCTCTCTTAAGAGATGGATATGGGGTGGTGATGGCTACGGCAGCTGCTCTGGCCATCGGTATTCTTACCGGACTGGTCAATGGAGTCGGCGTGGCGGTATTTCACATTCCCTCTCTGATTTTTACTTTGGGTGTTAACGGTGTTGTGCGTGGGATGATTTATGTATACACGAAGGGGGCCTGGGTTGAAAACCTTCCGGCGGATTTTACCAGAATGTCAAACCGCATCCTGATTGGAAACTTAACTGTTTTTTATGCGCTGGCAGTTCTTGTGATCTTGATCGGCCATCTTATTTTGACGAAAACGAAAAAGGGAAAATATTTTATCGCAGTCGGAGATCATGCGGCTGGTGCAACCTTGGTGGGAATACCGGCAGATAAAACAAAGATTGCAGCTTATGTCCTGTGCGGAGTGTTTGCTTCCGCCGCAGGTATGATTTATGCGTCCCGCATTGGCTTTATTACGCCCACAGCAGGGAATGGATATGAGATGAAGGCAATTGCTGCCTGCGTTCTGGGAGGCTTAAGTTTAAGCGGCGGGATTGGAAGCCTGGCCGGAGCCTCCATCGGTGCGGTCATCATGTCCTCCATCAGCAGAATTCTTGTCTTTCTTGGATTTTCTTCCGATTATGACAATACGATCACAGGTGTCATGCTGCTGACCATTGTTGTAATTAATACTGTATCTCAGAACCGGGCAGTAGAGAAAAACCGTCACCGGATCCTGTCCGCAAGAACTGCAGAAAAAGGAGGAGAGAAGAAATGA
- a CDS encoding sugar ABC transporter ATP-binding protein: MKQSEAARSEQTLFSVRGIVKSFGSNAVLKGIDLSVGEGEVLALIGGNGAGKSTLMKIIMGIYQPDAGNVTVIGDMLSVFKPSVALSKGIYMVPQEPMLFPNMTVEENILIGFSENTAVLRKRLLNIMDEIGWHLDTDRKAMSLSIAEQQLVELLRGLLRQAKLLILDEPTSALTFDEVESLFRIVEDLKKKGIGIIYITHRLAEVFQIATHVAIMRDGVITLKGKTSDFTREMLVKGLLPPNMDGQQRTGEKESSHLDYSALEPVFELKGYSGYGFRDINLKIYPGEILGVAGVVGAGRTELAVTIFGKDKVLGGKAFLDGKDVTGLSTREVLKTGINYVPEDRRLNGLFGISDVAANITSALVPGKSLGRIFLNRKAEQLITRKYVEDFRIKITGQDQIAGSLSGGNQQKIVIGRSLSTNPKLVILDEPTRGIDAAARGDVYAIIHELKKQGVAVMLISSDMEEIVELSDRAVVVFQGRLRGELGRHEISQASLMAASFGVTEGKQVEA; encoded by the coding sequence ATGAAACAATCAGAAGCAGCCCGTTCGGAACAGACACTGTTTTCAGTCAGAGGTATTGTCAAATCATTCGGCTCCAATGCTGTTTTAAAAGGCATCGATTTAAGCGTAGGAGAGGGGGAAGTACTTGCCCTGATTGGCGGAAACGGAGCGGGAAAAAGCACCTTGATGAAAATCATTATGGGTATCTACCAACCGGATGCCGGAAATGTAACGGTTATTGGGGACATGCTTTCGGTATTCAAACCGTCTGTTGCTCTTTCTAAAGGGATATATATGGTTCCCCAGGAACCCATGCTGTTTCCTAATATGACTGTTGAAGAGAATATCCTGATCGGTTTTAGTGAAAATACGGCTGTTCTTAGGAAGCGGCTGCTAAACATCATGGATGAGATCGGCTGGCATCTGGATACGGACCGGAAGGCAATGAGCCTTTCTATCGCAGAACAGCAGCTGGTGGAGCTTTTAAGAGGGCTCTTAAGGCAGGCGAAGCTTCTGATTTTAGATGAACCTACCAGTGCACTGACCTTTGATGAGGTAGAGAGCCTATTCCGGATTGTGGAGGATTTAAAGAAGAAGGGCATTGGGATCATCTATATTACACACCGTCTGGCTGAGGTATTCCAGATCGCTACTCATGTGGCAATTATGAGGGACGGCGTGATTACATTGAAGGGAAAGACCTCGGACTTTACCAGGGAGATGCTGGTTAAGGGGCTGCTTCCTCCCAATATGGATGGGCAGCAGAGAACTGGGGAAAAAGAATCCAGTCATCTGGATTACTCTGCGCTGGAGCCGGTATTTGAACTGAAAGGTTACTCCGGTTACGGATTCCGGGACATAAACCTTAAGATTTATCCTGGAGAGATTCTTGGGGTCGCAGGAGTTGTGGGAGCCGGGCGTACCGAACTTGCAGTTACGATTTTTGGAAAAGATAAGGTTCTTGGAGGGAAGGCTTTTCTGGATGGAAAAGATGTGACAGGTCTTTCCACCAGGGAGGTTTTAAAAACCGGTATCAATTATGTACCGGAAGACCGCCGCTTAAATGGCCTGTTTGGTATCAGTGATGTTGCGGCTAATATCACCTCTGCTCTGGTTCCGGGGAAATCCCTTGGGCGTATATTTTTAAATAGGAAGGCGGAGCAATTGATCACCCGGAAATATGTGGAGGATTTCCGCATCAAGATCACTGGTCAGGATCAGATTGCGGGAAGCCTTTCCGGAGGCAACCAGCAGAAGATCGTAATCGGCCGGTCTCTGTCTACCAATCCAAAGCTGGTGATTCTGGACGAGCCTACGCGTGGTATTGATGCGGCGGCACGGGGAGATGTGTATGCAATTATCCACGAACTGAAAAAACAGGGAGTGGCGGTTATGCTGATTTCTTCTGATATGGAAGAGATTGTAGAGCTTTCAGACCGGGCAGTTGTGGTCTTTCAGGGACGGCTTAGAGGAGAATTAGGCAGACATGAGATCTCCCAGGCAAGCCTTATGGCGGCATCTTTTGGCGTGACAGAAGGAAAGCAGGTGGAAGCATGA
- a CDS encoding sugar-binding transcriptional regulator, with product MNYEDSLIIKTAWYYYIENMTQQKISEKLGISRMKVIKLLEKARQDGVIQFQISQERSRHLKVEQELIRRWNLKDAFVVPSVPGSSSLNDTIAKAAAMYISDRITENTYINIGYGDTLGRVINHLATITEAPLSAVSLTGGVSYYLPNTFSSKFNAKLFLYPAPLVVSTKELCSAMQNEPSVQEISRMVNLASMTVVGIGGIREDATIIKNGIFTKNDFLYLAMQGAVGDILSHFIDQDGNPIHTDIEDRLLSTSLATLRTLPNVIGVAAGDSKVKAIRASLKGGYLNVLITDEQTAINLMEEDPDSPI from the coding sequence ATGAACTATGAAGATTCCCTTATTATTAAAACAGCATGGTATTATTATATAGAAAATATGACCCAGCAAAAAATTTCCGAAAAATTGGGAATATCCCGAATGAAAGTGATTAAGCTTTTGGAGAAAGCCAGGCAGGATGGAGTGATCCAGTTTCAGATTTCCCAGGAACGAAGCCGTCACTTAAAAGTCGAACAGGAATTAATCCGCAGATGGAATTTAAAGGATGCATTTGTAGTTCCTTCTGTACCAGGCAGTTCCTCTCTCAACGATACCATTGCCAAAGCCGCCGCCATGTATATCAGTGACCGGATTACAGAAAACACATACATCAATATAGGATACGGAGATACTCTTGGACGGGTTATCAATCATCTGGCCACCATAACGGAAGCACCTCTGTCTGCCGTATCTTTAACAGGAGGAGTCAGCTATTATCTTCCAAATACATTTTCCAGCAAATTTAATGCAAAACTGTTTCTGTATCCTGCACCGCTCGTTGTTTCAACCAAGGAGCTTTGCAGTGCCATGCAGAACGAGCCTTCCGTACAGGAAATTTCCCGCATGGTGAATCTGGCTTCCATGACCGTCGTAGGCATAGGAGGGATCAGAGAAGATGCAACCATAATCAAGAATGGAATTTTCACAAAGAATGACTTTCTCTATTTGGCCATGCAGGGAGCCGTAGGTGATATCCTGAGCCATTTCATCGATCAGGACGGAAATCCCATTCATACTGATATCGAAGACCGGCTGTTAAGCACATCTCTTGCAACCCTGCGCACCCTGCCCAATGTCATTGGAGTTGCCGCAGGTGACAGCAAAGTAAAAGCTATACGTGCTTCTTTAAAGGGAGGCTACTTAAATGTGTTAATCACAGATGAACAAACGGCAATAAACCTGATGGAGGAAGATCCCGACTCACCGATATGA